From Micromonospora echinospora, one genomic window encodes:
- a CDS encoding DUF1990 family protein: protein MPLTYPHVGATRTGDLPAGWRHVRHRVRLPDGCFAVAGTAVLTWRLHRAAGVRITADAPRAAPGVAVTSGLGIGPLRLAAPCEVVWAADDDRRAGFGYGTLPGHPAAGEEAFVVERDDAGRVWFEIRAFSRPERWIMRAAGPAGRAFQHGYARWLAATLRRLCRRAGGPGQ, encoded by the coding sequence GTGCCGCTGACCTACCCGCACGTCGGGGCCACCCGCACCGGGGACCTGCCGGCGGGCTGGCGGCACGTGCGGCACCGGGTCCGGCTTCCCGACGGCTGCTTCGCGGTGGCGGGTACGGCCGTGCTCACCTGGCGGCTGCACCGCGCCGCCGGGGTCCGGATCACCGCCGACGCGCCCCGGGCCGCGCCGGGCGTCGCCGTCACCTCCGGGCTGGGCATCGGCCCGCTGCGGCTCGCCGCCCCGTGCGAGGTGGTCTGGGCCGCCGACGACGACCGCCGGGCCGGTTTCGGGTACGGCACGCTCCCCGGTCACCCGGCGGCCGGCGAGGAGGCGTTCGTGGTGGAACGCGACGACGCGGGCCGGGTCTGGTTCGAGATCCGCGCGTTCAGCCGTCCGGAACGCTGGATCATGCGGGCGGCCGGCCCCGCCGGGCGGGCCTTCCAACACGGGTACGCCCGCTGGCTGGCGGCCACCCTGCGTCGGCTCTGCCGCCGGGCCGGCGGACCGGGTCAGTAG
- a CDS encoding pyrimidine reductase family protein, with translation MNVRIPIHRAWPGPVAGPLDDETLAALYGRGDRPRLRVNFVTSIDGAVALDDYSAGLSGEPDKRVFGLLRMLCDALVVAAGTLRHEGYRAVRLDETRRAWRRAHGLAAYPTLVVVSGSLRLDPAQAALADAPVRPVVLTTDDATAPAGLTEVADLVRCGTGRVDLAAGLAELRRRGLDHLLCEGGPQLFGALTAADLVDEVCLTVAPLLAGPGAGRITAGAAGPARDLPLRHVLATDDGVLMLRHARD, from the coding sequence ATGAACGTCCGGATTCCGATCCACCGCGCCTGGCCGGGACCGGTCGCCGGGCCGCTGGACGACGAGACCCTGGCCGCCCTCTACGGTCGTGGCGACCGCCCCCGCCTCCGGGTCAACTTCGTGACCAGCATCGACGGCGCGGTCGCCCTCGACGACTACTCCGCCGGCCTGTCCGGAGAGCCGGACAAGCGGGTGTTCGGGCTGCTCCGGATGCTCTGCGACGCGCTCGTGGTGGCCGCCGGCACCCTGCGGCACGAGGGCTACCGGGCGGTACGCCTCGACGAGACCCGGCGGGCCTGGCGGCGGGCGCACGGGCTGGCCGCGTACCCGACGCTGGTGGTGGTCTCCGGCTCGCTCCGCCTCGACCCGGCGCAGGCCGCCCTCGCCGACGCCCCGGTCCGCCCGGTCGTCCTGACCACCGACGACGCCACCGCCCCCGCCGGGCTCACCGAGGTCGCCGACCTGGTCCGCTGCGGGACCGGCCGGGTCGACCTGGCCGCCGGCCTGGCCGAGCTGCGTCGACGTGGTCTCGACCACCTGCTCTGCGAGGGCGGTCCGCAGCTGTTCGGCGCGCTCACCGCCGCCGACCTGGTCGACGAGGTCTGCCTGACGGTCGCGCCGCTGCTCGCCGGCCCGGGCGCGGGCCGGATCACCGCCGGGGCGGCCGGACCGGCGCGCGACCTGCCGCTGCGGCACGTCCTCGCCACCGACGACGGGGTGCTGATGCTGCGCCACGCCCGGGACTGA
- a CDS encoding DNA-3-methyladenine glycosylase family protein, translating into MPVTATRILRPPPEHRFAETVRALTFSPYDPCARIAAGAFWWATRTPDGPATLCLRRHDGDLLAEGHGPGADWVVERAGAIAGLRDDLTGFADLAGRHPVVSRLAARHRGLRMPATGRVFRQLLRTVLEQKVTGKEAYRAYAATVRHFAEPAPGPFPLLLPPDPAAVAAAPYWVFHPFGVEQRRAETLRRVAALADRLEACADAAEATRRLTAIPGIGPWSVAEVVRIAYGDPDAVSVGDYHVPNTVSWALAGEARGDDARMLALLEPFRGHRGRVCLLLAVEGVHAPRFGPRMPLRSFATY; encoded by the coding sequence GTGCCGGTGACCGCCACCCGGATCCTGCGTCCGCCGCCGGAGCACCGGTTCGCCGAGACGGTACGCGCGCTGACCTTCAGCCCGTACGACCCGTGCGCCCGGATCGCCGCCGGGGCGTTCTGGTGGGCGACCCGCACGCCGGACGGGCCGGCCACCCTGTGCCTGCGCCGCCACGACGGCGACCTGCTCGCCGAGGGGCACGGGCCGGGCGCCGACTGGGTGGTGGAGCGCGCCGGGGCCATTGCCGGCCTGCGCGACGACCTGACCGGTTTCGCCGACCTGGCCGGCCGGCACCCGGTGGTGTCCCGGCTGGCCGCCCGCCACCGGGGGCTGCGGATGCCGGCCACCGGCCGGGTCTTCCGGCAGTTGCTGCGCACGGTTCTGGAACAGAAGGTCACCGGCAAGGAGGCGTACCGGGCCTACGCGGCGACGGTCCGGCACTTCGCCGAGCCCGCGCCGGGGCCGTTCCCGCTGCTGCTGCCGCCCGACCCGGCGGCGGTGGCCGCCGCGCCGTACTGGGTGTTCCACCCGTTCGGGGTGGAACAGCGGCGGGCCGAGACGCTCCGCCGGGTCGCCGCCCTCGCCGACCGGCTGGAGGCGTGCGCGGACGCCGCCGAGGCGACCCGGCGGCTGACCGCGATCCCCGGCATCGGCCCGTGGAGCGTCGCCGAGGTGGTCCGGATCGCGTACGGCGACCCGGACGCGGTGAGCGTCGGCGACTACCACGTGCCGAACACGGTGAGCTGGGCGCTGGCCGGTGAGGCGCGCGGGGACGACGCGCGGATGCTGGCGCTGCTGGAGCCGTTCCGGGGGCACCGGGGACGGGTCTGCCTGCTGCTGGCCGTCGAGGGCGTGCACGCGCCCCGCTTCGGGCCGAGGATGCCGCTGCGCTCCTTCGCGACCTACTGA
- a CDS encoding spermidine synthase, which produces MGRRRDADRVVARVDTGEAELVPDPDRPGSWTLLLDGAPQSHVDLTDPTHLEFEYVRRLAAALDLVAPTGVPLRVLHLGGGALTLPRYLAASRPGSTSRVVEVDGALVELVRRGMPWPAQARIRVRVADAREVVATTPDAAYDVIVADVFAGARTPAHLTSAEYAAEVARVLRPDGWYLANLADGPPLRYARAQVATVRTVLPRACLVADAAVLRGRRYGNLVLVAGRVEPPVAALTRRAAGDWFPGRVLAGAELDRFVGGATVVRDAEATPSTPPPPGLFSVRR; this is translated from the coding sequence ATGGGGCGCAGGCGGGACGCGGACCGGGTGGTCGCGCGGGTCGACACCGGTGAGGCCGAGCTGGTGCCGGACCCGGACCGCCCCGGGTCGTGGACCCTGCTGCTCGACGGGGCGCCGCAGTCGCACGTCGACCTGACCGACCCGACCCACCTGGAGTTCGAGTACGTGCGGCGGCTCGCCGCCGCGCTGGACCTGGTCGCCCCGACCGGCGTACCGCTGCGGGTGCTGCACCTCGGCGGTGGCGCGCTGACCCTGCCGCGCTACCTGGCGGCCAGCCGGCCCGGGTCGACGTCCCGCGTGGTCGAGGTGGACGGGGCGCTGGTCGAACTGGTCCGCCGGGGGATGCCCTGGCCGGCGCAGGCCCGGATCCGGGTCCGGGTCGCCGACGCCCGCGAGGTCGTGGCGACCACGCCCGACGCCGCGTACGACGTCATCGTCGCCGACGTCTTCGCCGGTGCCCGCACCCCGGCCCACCTGACCTCGGCGGAGTACGCCGCCGAGGTGGCCCGGGTGCTGCGTCCGGACGGCTGGTACCTCGCCAACCTGGCCGACGGTCCGCCGCTGCGGTACGCCCGCGCCCAGGTGGCGACGGTCCGGACGGTCCTGCCCCGGGCCTGCCTGGTCGCCGACGCGGCGGTGCTGCGGGGCCGCCGGTACGGCAACCTGGTGCTGGTCGCCGGCCGGGTCGAGCCGCCGGTCGCGGCGTTGACCCGGCGGGCCGCCGGGGACTGGTTCCCCGGGCGGGTGCTCGCCGGGGCGGAGCTGGACCGCTTCGTCGGGGGCGCGACGGTGGTCCGGGACGCCGAGGCGACCCCGTCCACGCCGCCTCCGCCCGGGCTCTTCTCCGTCCGCCGGTGA
- a CDS encoding exonuclease SbcCD subunit D: MKILHTSDWHVGKVLKGQSRAEEHKQVLAQVIEIARQERPDLVVVAGDLYDTGSPTPEATRLVTRALTALRRTGADVVAIGGNHDNGPALDALRPWAEAAGIVLRGSVRDTNPADLVIDGTTRDGERWQLAALPFLSHRYAVRAVEMYELTAAEATQTYADHLGRVLARLTEGFAEPDRVHLVTAHLTVVGASTGGGERDAHTIMGYAVPATVFPGTAHYVALGHLHRAQRVDGPCPVRYSGSPIAIDFGEQENVCSVTLVEVSARTAAQVREVPVSAAVPLRTVRGTLAQLAELEPPEGWLRVFVREQPRAGLREEVQDLLPRALEIRIDPELVPAPGGGARTAQRAGRSPQQLFADYLAGRGHDDDGVRELFDELFEEVDR, from the coding sequence GTGAAGATCCTGCACACCTCCGACTGGCACGTCGGCAAGGTCCTCAAGGGCCAGTCCCGCGCCGAGGAGCACAAGCAGGTCCTCGCCCAGGTCATCGAGATCGCCCGGCAGGAGCGGCCCGACCTGGTCGTGGTCGCCGGTGACCTCTACGACACCGGCTCCCCCACCCCGGAGGCCACCCGCCTGGTCACCCGGGCGTTGACGGCGCTGCGCCGCACCGGCGCGGACGTGGTCGCCATCGGCGGCAACCACGACAACGGCCCGGCCCTGGACGCGCTGCGCCCGTGGGCCGAGGCCGCCGGGATCGTGCTGCGCGGCAGCGTCCGGGACACCAACCCGGCCGACCTGGTGATCGACGGGACGACCCGGGACGGCGAGCGCTGGCAGCTCGCCGCGCTGCCCTTCCTCTCCCACCGGTACGCCGTCCGCGCGGTGGAGATGTACGAGCTGACCGCCGCCGAGGCCACCCAGACGTACGCCGACCACCTGGGGCGGGTGCTCGCCCGGCTCACCGAGGGCTTCGCCGAACCCGACCGGGTGCACCTGGTCACCGCGCACCTGACCGTGGTCGGCGCGAGCACCGGCGGCGGCGAACGGGACGCGCACACCATCATGGGATACGCCGTCCCCGCCACGGTCTTCCCGGGCACCGCCCACTACGTGGCGCTCGGGCACCTGCACCGGGCCCAGCGGGTCGACGGGCCCTGCCCGGTGCGCTACAGCGGCAGTCCGATCGCCATCGACTTCGGCGAGCAGGAGAACGTCTGCTCGGTGACGCTGGTCGAGGTGAGCGCCCGCACCGCCGCGCAGGTCCGCGAGGTGCCGGTCTCCGCCGCGGTGCCGCTGCGCACCGTCCGGGGCACCCTGGCCCAGCTCGCCGAGCTGGAGCCGCCCGAGGGGTGGCTGCGGGTGTTCGTCCGGGAGCAGCCCCGCGCCGGGCTGCGCGAGGAGGTCCAGGATCTGCTCCCCCGGGCGCTGGAGATCCGGATCGACCCGGAGCTGGTGCCGGCCCCGGGCGGCGGGGCGCGCACCGCCCAGCGGGCCGGCCGGTCGCCGCAGCAGCTCTTCGCCGACTACCTGGCCGGTCGCGGGCACGACGACGACGGGGTGCGGGAGCTGTTCGACGAGCTGTTCGAGGAGGTCGACCGCTGA
- a CDS encoding ATP-binding protein, with translation MTDDSPVTTDDAFDGSGEEVGRVLGTADATPLQFWTAVSDGSYLQLDDVVVTRRELPDREPVTIAGVVTQVRARHEGAQFDSDVFAIADGTLPAQVQEAAEITTTRVDPELYVPPTPGAVVRRAEGDARARALHFDRMERRIPMGTGRDGVPVYLNADFLDGSRGAHVSISGISGVATKTSFATFLLYSVFRSGVLGGDAVNAKALIFNVKGEDLLFLDHPNTRLDDATRAAYAKLGLAAGAFPDVRVHAPPRVGDSSGTPDVSSRLTGVDSFYWTLSEFCADRLLPYVFADADDERQQYTMVVHAVTAHLARYAQPADGGVSIDGVRLGSYTDLVDHIVEQLNDDETRSDWTGSAVGIGTVNAFARRLIGSKKDLGRLIRGDLATRRPHSINTAESAQVTVVDLHNLPDRAQRFVVGVTLRGEFERKEKAGTARPLLFVVLDELNKYAPREGSSPIKEVLLDIAERGRSLGVILVGAQQTASEVERRIVTNSAIRVVGRLDPAEASRPEYGFLPPAQRQRALLAKPGTMFVNQPDIPVPLCLEFPFPAWATRVSEAGHAPSETLRSITQAADPFAVVGSGGADDDIPF, from the coding sequence ATGACCGACGACAGCCCGGTGACGACCGACGACGCGTTCGACGGCTCCGGCGAGGAGGTGGGGCGGGTCCTCGGCACCGCCGACGCCACCCCGCTCCAGTTCTGGACGGCGGTCTCCGACGGCAGCTACCTCCAGCTCGACGACGTGGTGGTGACCCGGCGCGAACTGCCCGACCGGGAGCCGGTGACCATCGCCGGGGTGGTGACCCAGGTCCGCGCCCGGCACGAGGGCGCCCAGTTCGACTCGGACGTCTTCGCCATCGCCGACGGCACCCTCCCGGCCCAGGTGCAGGAGGCCGCCGAGATCACCACCACCCGGGTCGACCCGGAGCTGTACGTCCCACCCACCCCGGGCGCGGTGGTGCGCCGCGCCGAGGGCGACGCCCGGGCCCGGGCGCTGCACTTCGACCGGATGGAACGACGCATCCCGATGGGGACGGGCCGCGACGGGGTGCCGGTCTACCTGAACGCCGACTTCCTCGACGGCAGCCGGGGCGCGCACGTGTCGATCTCCGGCATCTCCGGGGTGGCCACCAAGACCAGCTTCGCCACCTTCCTGCTCTACTCGGTGTTCCGCTCCGGCGTGCTCGGCGGCGACGCGGTCAACGCCAAGGCGCTGATCTTCAACGTCAAGGGCGAGGACCTCCTCTTCCTCGACCACCCGAACACCCGGCTCGACGACGCCACCCGGGCGGCGTACGCGAAGCTCGGCCTGGCCGCCGGGGCCTTCCCCGACGTGCGCGTGCACGCCCCGCCCCGGGTCGGCGACTCCTCCGGCACGCCGGACGTCAGCAGCCGGCTCACCGGCGTGGACAGCTTCTACTGGACGCTGAGCGAGTTCTGCGCCGACCGGCTCCTGCCGTACGTCTTCGCCGACGCCGACGACGAACGCCAGCAGTACACGATGGTGGTGCACGCGGTCACCGCCCACCTGGCCCGGTACGCCCAGCCCGCCGACGGCGGGGTGAGCATCGACGGCGTCCGGCTGGGCTCCTACACCGACCTGGTCGACCACATCGTCGAGCAGCTCAACGACGACGAGACCCGCAGCGACTGGACCGGCAGCGCGGTCGGCATCGGCACCGTCAACGCCTTCGCCCGGCGGCTGATCGGCAGCAAGAAGGACCTGGGCCGGCTGATCCGCGGCGACCTCGCCACCCGCCGTCCGCACTCGATCAACACGGCCGAGAGCGCCCAGGTCACCGTGGTCGACCTGCACAACCTGCCGGACCGGGCGCAACGGTTCGTGGTCGGGGTGACGCTGCGCGGCGAGTTCGAGCGCAAGGAGAAGGCCGGCACCGCCCGGCCGCTGCTCTTCGTCGTCCTCGACGAGCTGAACAAGTACGCCCCCCGGGAGGGCTCCTCCCCGATCAAGGAGGTGCTGCTCGACATCGCCGAGCGGGGCCGCTCGCTCGGGGTGATCCTGGTCGGCGCGCAGCAGACGGCGAGCGAGGTGGAACGGCGGATCGTCACCAACTCGGCGATCCGGGTGGTCGGCCGGCTCGACCCGGCCGAGGCGTCCCGCCCGGAGTACGGCTTCCTCCCACCGGCCCAGCGGCAGCGGGCGCTGCTGGCCAAGCCGGGCACGATGTTCGTCAACCAGCCGGACATCCCGGTGCCGCTCTGCCTGGAGTTCCCCTTCCCGGCCTGGGCCACCCGGGTCTCCGAGGCCGGTCACGCCCCGTCGGAGACACTCCGGTCCATCACCCAGGCCGCCGACCCGTTCGCCGTGGTCGGCTCCGGTGGCGCCGACGACGACATCCCGTTCTAG
- a CDS encoding plasmid pRiA4b ORF-3 family protein encodes MPRQIFQLRISLAGVRPPVWRRVLVPGGYTLDRLHRVVQHAMGWRDCHLHSFEIDGVQYGTPDPDDGLALRDELDTRLDTAVGKGSRFHYTYDFGDWWEHDLVVEDVLTADPDGRYPACLDGERACPPEDVGGPAGYLLLLEALADPEHPEHDAMRDWLGRPFDASAFDAGRAGTLLRRFC; translated from the coding sequence ATGCCGCGTCAGATCTTCCAGTTGCGGATCTCCCTGGCCGGGGTCCGGCCACCGGTCTGGCGGCGGGTGCTGGTGCCCGGTGGGTACACCCTGGACCGACTGCACCGCGTGGTGCAGCACGCCATGGGTTGGCGGGACTGCCACCTGCACAGTTTCGAGATCGACGGGGTGCAGTACGGCACCCCAGACCCGGACGACGGGCTGGCGTTGCGCGACGAACTGGACACCCGGCTGGACACGGCGGTGGGCAAGGGGAGCCGGTTCCACTACACCTACGACTTCGGCGACTGGTGGGAGCACGACCTGGTGGTGGAGGACGTGCTGACCGCCGACCCGGACGGTCGGTACCCGGCCTGCCTGGACGGCGAGCGCGCCTGCCCGCCGGAGGACGTCGGCGGCCCGGCGGGCTACCTGCTGCTGCTCGAAGCCCTGGCCGACCCGGAGCACCCCGAGCACGACGCGATGCGCGACTGGCTGGGCCGGCCGTTCGACGCGTCGGCCTTCGACGCCGGCCGGGCCGGCACCCTGCTGCGCCGGTTCTGCTGA
- a CDS encoding AAA family ATPase, whose translation MRPMRLDMAGFTVFREETTVDFTDADFFALVGPTGSGKSTVLDAICFALYGTVPRWGGARGLANALAPSATEARVRLVFESAGDRYVATRVVRRDGRGTVKTANAGLQLMPPGFDVTKLDTGLSPEDLGEVLAGTPAEMETAVLEAVGLPYEQFTSCVVLPQGQFADFLHAKPATRQQILVNLLGLGVYEEVQKRATERAGKAEARLEQVDRILAGLTDVDDAALAEAESTVTRAHELAGAVAAAVPERERARTATREAHAALAALDADLAVLDAVRAPAGVAEVARAVAGARAGVDQAAKAVALAEEREEKLRGELAGAGDESALRLLLKAHADRDRLTGEVESVAATVAAAEAEHEATMAALAEARAATERAETELEAAFRAHEDAKTADQAVALRAQLTDGACCPVCEQVVPRVPAVPAGSAVARAVAAGKAARAASDAAKRRAQECDTAARERERALVRVRAQHDQLRDRLAEVDAQLAGAATAEALRHDLAEHARLRTALDEAAGAVRAGRDAARRARGAFEAAEEGLRAAWREFDTVRDRLARFGPPAADRDDVAAAWTGLAGWAGGEADRRRADRVDLVASVTAAEAAAEAVEDRIAGIFAVAGLPPDDDPVRAATVAVERAEAAHRRLVERREQAAELREQRAGHERETRVARALAGHLRANNFERWLLAEALDVLVDGASRILRELSGGQYDLVHDKGEFFVVDHHDAGLRRGVRTLSGGETFQASLALALALSEQLAGLSTTAASLESIVLDEGFGTLDAATLDTVAATLESLAARGDRMVGVVTHVPALAERIPVRFEVRKDARSARVERSGL comes from the coding sequence ATGCGCCCGATGCGGCTGGACATGGCGGGCTTCACCGTCTTCCGCGAGGAGACCACGGTCGACTTCACCGACGCCGACTTCTTCGCGCTGGTCGGGCCGACCGGGTCGGGCAAGTCGACGGTGCTGGACGCCATCTGCTTCGCCCTCTACGGCACGGTGCCCCGTTGGGGCGGGGCGCGCGGGCTGGCCAACGCGCTCGCCCCGTCCGCCACCGAGGCCCGGGTGCGGCTGGTGTTCGAGTCCGCCGGGGACCGCTACGTCGCCACCCGGGTGGTCCGCCGGGACGGCCGGGGCACCGTCAAGACCGCCAACGCCGGGTTGCAGCTCATGCCACCCGGCTTCGACGTCACCAAGCTGGACACCGGGCTCAGCCCGGAGGATCTCGGCGAGGTGCTGGCCGGCACCCCGGCCGAGATGGAGACGGCGGTCCTGGAGGCGGTCGGGCTGCCGTACGAGCAGTTCACCAGCTGCGTGGTGCTGCCCCAGGGGCAGTTCGCGGACTTCCTGCACGCCAAGCCGGCCACCCGGCAGCAGATCCTGGTCAACCTGCTCGGCCTCGGCGTCTACGAGGAGGTGCAGAAGCGGGCCACCGAGCGGGCGGGGAAGGCCGAGGCGCGGTTGGAGCAGGTCGACCGGATCCTCGCTGGCCTGACCGACGTCGACGACGCGGCCCTGGCCGAGGCGGAGTCCACCGTCACCCGGGCGCACGAGCTGGCCGGGGCGGTCGCCGCCGCCGTACCGGAGCGGGAGCGGGCCCGGACGGCGACGCGGGAGGCACACGCGGCGCTGGCCGCCCTCGACGCCGACCTGGCGGTGCTGGACGCGGTGCGCGCGCCGGCCGGGGTGGCCGAGGTGGCCCGGGCGGTCGCGGGCGCACGGGCCGGCGTCGACCAGGCCGCGAAGGCGGTGGCGCTGGCCGAGGAACGCGAGGAGAAGCTCCGCGGCGAGCTGGCCGGGGCGGGTGACGAGAGCGCCCTGCGGCTGCTGCTGAAGGCACACGCCGACCGGGACCGGCTGACCGGCGAGGTCGAGTCGGTGGCCGCGACGGTGGCCGCGGCCGAGGCGGAGCACGAGGCGACGATGGCGGCGCTGGCCGAGGCGCGGGCGGCGACCGAACGGGCCGAGACCGAGCTGGAGGCGGCGTTCCGGGCGCACGAGGACGCGAAGACCGCCGACCAGGCGGTGGCGCTGCGGGCGCAGCTGACCGACGGGGCGTGCTGCCCGGTGTGCGAGCAGGTGGTGCCCCGGGTGCCGGCGGTCCCGGCCGGCTCGGCGGTGGCCCGGGCCGTGGCCGCCGGGAAGGCCGCGCGGGCCGCCAGCGACGCGGCGAAGCGGCGGGCGCAGGAGTGCGACACCGCCGCCCGGGAGCGGGAACGGGCGCTGGTGCGCGTCCGGGCCCAGCACGACCAGCTGCGGGACCGCTTGGCCGAGGTGGACGCCCAGCTCGCCGGGGCCGCCACCGCCGAGGCGCTGCGGCACGACCTGGCCGAGCACGCCCGGCTGCGGACGGCCCTGGACGAGGCGGCGGGCGCGGTGCGCGCGGGGCGGGACGCCGCCCGGCGGGCCCGGGGCGCGTTCGAGGCCGCCGAGGAGGGGCTGCGGGCCGCGTGGCGGGAGTTCGACACGGTACGGGACCGGCTGGCCCGGTTCGGTCCGCCGGCCGCCGACCGGGACGACGTCGCCGCCGCCTGGACGGGTCTGGCCGGCTGGGCCGGCGGGGAGGCGGACCGGCGGCGCGCGGACCGGGTGGACCTGGTGGCGTCGGTGACGGCGGCGGAGGCCGCCGCCGAGGCGGTGGAGGACCGGATCGCCGGCATCTTCGCGGTCGCCGGGTTACCCCCCGACGACGACCCGGTCCGGGCGGCCACGGTCGCGGTGGAACGCGCCGAGGCGGCCCACCGGCGGCTGGTGGAGCGCCGCGAGCAGGCCGCCGAGCTGCGGGAGCAGCGGGCCGGACACGAGCGGGAGACCCGGGTGGCCCGGGCGCTCGCCGGTCACCTGCGGGCCAACAACTTCGAGCGGTGGCTGCTGGCGGAGGCGCTGGACGTGCTGGTCGACGGGGCGTCCCGGATCCTGCGGGAACTCTCCGGCGGGCAGTACGACCTGGTCCACGACAAGGGTGAGTTCTTCGTGGTCGACCACCACGACGCCGGCCTGCGGCGCGGGGTGCGGACGCTCTCCGGCGGGGAGACCTTCCAGGCTTCCCTGGCACTGGCGCTCGCGTTGTCCGAGCAGCTCGCCGGCCTCTCCACGACGGCGGCGAGCCTGGAGTCGATCGTGCTGGACGAGGGGTTCGGCACCCTCGACGCGGCCACCCTGGACACGGTGGCCGCCACCCTGGAGAGCCTGGCCGCCCGGGGCGACCGGATGGTCGGGGTGGTCACCCACGTGCCGGCGCTCGCCGAGCGGATCCCGGTGCGCTTCGAGGTCCGCAAGGACGCCCGCAGCGCCCGCGTCGAACGGAGTGGCCTGTGA